TTTGAAATGATAAAAACAGGTTGAACACTCGATTATGAAGAATATTGGAATAGATTTAGTTACAATACCGTTTTTACGGCAGGGCATTATCAAAATGAAAGTCGTTTCTGAAATGACGGAGTAAGATACTACTGTACGAGTTGAAACTGAGTATCACAAGCATTGACGTGAAGTGGATGTTTAACAAGTTCGACGCGCAAGCGTAATGCAGATGGAACAGTATTCACAAATACTAACTTAAGACAAAGATACGGTCAATACGAAGATCAGTTTATTGATTACAATAGTGATTACGATGCATCTTGAACGGTGCATGGAGACGAAGATGGAAACGGATTTGTGTATGGGGATGCTGATGATTTATTTCTTTGAATTGGTCCTGAAGCTTTTACTAATGGAATCGACGTATGAGAACTGTATCTGATTAATAAGGCCTGAGATGAGCGAACATTTTTTAGATGGAATGTATGACTTGATCCTGATAGACCAACGTGAGCGACTTGTACTGGGACAAAAGTTATGACCTGAACGGGATGTCTTTGAACCATTGAGTTCATCAAGTTAGTAGGTCGTGATTGGTGAGATGATCACAATGCTGCAATTTCAGATATCAGTCAGGGTGATGGTAAAATCGATACGTGGCTCATAGACAATGATTTTACCAATACACCAAATACTCTTGCAAGTGCTGGAACTGATGCATATTGGCAATCTATATTTCCAAACAATATTCATATATCAAAGCTAGAGTTTTATATCGCACCATATAAAAGTTTAGAATATTCATGGAGAGATAGAGATCCGAT
This genomic interval from Candidatus Gracilibacteria bacterium contains the following:
- a CDS encoding prepilin-type N-terminal cleavage/methylation domain-containing protein, which translates into the protein MIQLKKINLGFSLVEVLVGILIVTFVMLAGFQALASVGVGKIKLIEQSTIEKEAFYAGEKFFEMIKTGGTLDYEEYWNRFSYNTVFTAGHYQNESRFGNDGVRYYCTSGNGVSQALTGSGCLTSSTRKRNADGTVFTNTNLRQRYGQYEDQFIDYNSDYDASGTVHGDEDGNGFVYGDADDLFLGIGPEAFTNGIDVGELYLINKAGDERTFFRWNVGLDPDRPTGATCTGTKVMTGTGCLGTIEFIKLVGRDWGDDHNAAISDISQGDGKIDTWLIDNDFTNTPNTLASAGTDAYWQSIFPNNIHISKLEFYIAPYKSLEYSWRDRDPMIKIAPYVQLHMVIQPSWKEKRKITGTTPSVELSTTIQLSNLNFQ